One genomic window of Camelina sativa cultivar DH55 chromosome 5, Cs, whole genome shotgun sequence includes the following:
- the LOC104788189 gene encoding protein FAR-RED ELONGATED HYPOCOTYL 3 isoform X2 — MMMGIPVELEVTTTVENHNEMGESSGQAMIEQDDDDDNHNNEMGDNSGQGQAMLEQDEKVNPDSLPLAVADMADNQGDEPYVGQEFESEAAAHGFYNAYATKVGFVIRVSKLSRSRHDGSPIGRQLVCNKEGYRLPSKRDKVIRQRAETRVGCRAMILIRKENSGKWVITKFVKEHNHPLMPGRVRRGCIYDQYPNEHDKIQELMQQLAAEKKRAATYKRHLEMLFEQIEQHNESLSKRIQHIVDNVRNLEQRDHQQNHQV; from the exons ATGATGATGGGGATTCCTGTTGAGCTTGAGGTTACTACGACggttgagaatcataatgagaTGGGTGAAAGCTCTGGTCAAGCAATGATTgagcaagatgatgatgatgacaaccATAATAATGAAATGGGTGACAATTCTGGTCAAGGTCAAGCAATGCTTGAGCAAGATGAGAAGGTGAATCCTGATTCTCTTCCTCTAGCAGTTGCAGATATGGCAGATAATCAAGGGGATGAGCCTTATGTTGGGCAGGAGTTTGAATCTGAAGCTGCTGCTCATGGGTTTTATAATGCGTATGCTACAAAAGTAGGATTCGTCATCCGTGTTAGTAAACTGTCACGGTCAAGGCATGATGGATCTCCCATAGGGAGGCAACTTGTTTGTAACAAGGAAGGCTACAGGTTGCCTAGCAAGCGGGATAAGGTTATTAGACAACGAGCGGAAACAAGAGTTGGATGTAGAGCGATGATCttgattagaaaagaaaactctgGTAAATGGGTTATCACAAAGTTTGTCAAGGAGCATAATCATCCTTTGATGCCTGGGAGAGTTCGAAGAGGTTGCATTTATGATCAGTATCCG AATGAACACGACAAAATCCAGGAACTGATGCAGCAGCTAGCTGCAGAGAAAAAGAGAGCGGCTACTTACAAAAGGCATCTAGAGATGCTATTTGAACAGATCGAACAGCACAACGAAAGCCTTTCTAAGAGAATCCAACACATAGTAGACAATGTGAGGAATCTGGAACAGAGAGATCATCAACAGAACCACCAAGTATAG
- the LOC104788191 gene encoding probable fructokinase-4, whose product MAASDGEKSLIVSFGEMLIDFVPTVSGVSLADAPGFIKAPGGAPANVAIAISRLGGRAAFVGKLGDDEFGQMLAGILKQNGVSAEGINFDTGARTALAFVTLRSDGEREFMFYRNPSADMLLRPDELNLDLIRSAKVFHYGSISLIVEPCRSAHLKAMEVAKEAGALLSYDPNLRLPLWPSKEEAQKQILSIWDKAEVIKVSDEELMFLTGSDKVDDETALSLWHSNLKLLLVTLGDKGCRYYTKSFRGSVDPFHVNAVDTTGAGDSYVGALLCKIVDDRAVLEDEPRLREVLRYANACGAITTTKKGAIPALPTEAEVQSLLKGN is encoded by the exons ATGGCTGCTTCCGACGGTGAGAAAAGCTTGATCGTGAGCTTCGGTGAAATGCTCATTGATTTCGTCCCAACCGTCTCCGGCGTATCCCTCGCCGATGCTCCTGGCTTCATCAAAGCCCCCGGTGGTGCACCTGCAAACGTTGCCATCGCCATTTCCCGTCTCGGCGGTCGTGCTGCTTTCGTTGGAAAGCTAGGTGACGATGAGTTCGGTCAGATGCTTGCCGGAATCTTGAAACAGAACGGCGTCTCTGCTGAAGGTATCAACTTCGACACCGGAGCCAGGACTGCACTAGCGTTCGTGACGCTAAGATCTGACGGAGAACGTGAGTTCATGTTCTACCGGAACCCTAGTGCCGATATGCTCCTCCGCCCTGACGAGCTCAATCTTGATCTCATCAGATCT GCTAAGGTGTTCCACTATGGATCAATAAGTTTGATCGTTGAGCCATGTAGATCTGCTCACCTGAAGGCCATGGAGGTGGCTAAAGAAGCTGGTGCGTTGCTCTCTTATGATCCAAACTTGAGGCTTCCTTTGTGGCCTTCGAAGGAGGAGGCTCAGAAGCAGATTCTTAGCATCTGGGACAAAGCTGAAGTGATCAAAGTCAGCGATGAAGAGCTTATGTTCTTGACTGGATCTGATAAGGTTGATGATGAGACTGCTTTGTCTCTGTGGCACTCTAATTTGAAACTTCTCTTGGTTACTTTAGGTGACAAGGGTTGTAGATACTACACCaag AGCTTCCGGGGATCTGTTGATCCTTTCCATGTGAATGCAGTGGATACAACTGGTGCTGGTGATTCATATGTCGGTGCCTTGCTTTGCAAGATCGTTGATGACCGTGCTGTGCTTGAG GACGAACCTCGTTTGAGAGAAGTGCTAAGGTATGCAAATGCTTGCGGAGCCATCACTACAACAAAGAAAGGAGCAATACCTGCTCTCCCTACAGAGGCTGAAGTTCAGAGCCTCCTGAAAGGAAACTGA
- the LOC104788190 gene encoding uncharacterized protein LOC104788190 — MEVPSSEEVLQFLSSCLTQIKWRLKTASKRRLEIDVLALCTGMRPVVMIDYGGKMPELQDRLLSLLELVQEGLPVFKELKVMVIEDMIYLINVRRLPKFVSSSLDSEPELFFVDLEQDPPKMVKQSKESNLGVQLRLIQELFSSTFPLEDSNTDTTTALDEANSSQSSLFIDLSCCLHDTKVTIPTLNGWLLDYPVVYLFGTDHIEEAIYNLSTKSLRIYKVLVSRNGTTEDSHLEELTSFSVPYDLSTEGCKEVWAETFLERMSSRWEECKHIWRSLDLQVSECYPQAIVL, encoded by the exons ATGGAGGTTCCAAGCTCTGAGGAAGTGCTTCAGTTTCTGAGCTCTTGTCTCACTCAGATCAAATGGCGACTCAAGACCGCTTCCAAACGCCGCCTCGAAATAG ATGTTCTGGCATTGTGCACGGGAATGAGACCAGTTGTGATGATTGACTATGGTGGAAAGATGCCTGAGCTACAGGATCGCTTGCTTTCCCTTCTTGAGCTTGTTCAAGAG GGTTTACCTGTTTTCAAAGAACTGAAGGTTATGGTTATTGAGGATATGATTTACCTGATAAATGTAAGAAGACTACCCAAGTTTGTAAGTTCCAGCTTGGATTCAGAACCCGAATTGTTCTTTGTCGACTTGGAACAAGATCCTCCAAAG ATGGTAAAACAAAGCAAGGAAAGCAATCTGGGGGTGCAGCTTAGATTGATTCAGGAGCTATTCTCTTCGACATTTCCTTTAGAAGACAGCAATACTGATACCACCACAGCACTTGATGAGGCCAACTCTTCTCAGTCTTCTTTATTCATTGATCTTAGTTGTTGTTTACATGACACTAAAGTTACAATCCCAACCTTAAACGG ATGGCTGCTGGACTATCCGGTTGTGTATCTATTCGGCACAGATCACATAGAAGAAGCAATCTACAACCTATCCACCAAATCCCTCCGCATATACAAAGTTCTAGTATCCAG GAACGGGACCACCGAGGACTCCCACTTAGAAGAGCTAACAAG TTTTTCGGTGCCATATGATCTGAGTACGGAAGGTTGCAAGGAAGTGTGGGCTGAAACATTTCTGGAGAGGATGAGTTCGAGGTGGGAAGAATGCAAACACATTTGGAGATCATTGGATTTGCAAGTTTCTGAATGTTATCCTCAAGCAATTGTTCTTTAA
- the LOC104789784 gene encoding uncharacterized protein LOC104789784: MVRKEDVDFYCGFSRKELQSLCKKYNLPANRSSSDMAESLASFFEKNGLNSVGFAFPGNQHSVATTSRAPANRTWDVQRDSYGKELDKTRDDCVQGAVPRRPGFFLGDNTPYQERNGNGGLIDSACAPPYMRTLNEKGPTANSKRTDSRLEDRMRDVDSGDSASSSSFEFHVSLEEGISLSVDLNFNPSDWINSMRDEVNVCDSMRRRKPPHSDLENRFSARR, from the exons ATGGTCAGGAAGGAAGATGTGGATTTCTATTGCGGGTTTTCAAGGAAAGAGCTTCAGAGTTTGTGCAAGAAGTATAATTTGCCTGCCAATAGATCAAGTTCGGATATGGCTGAATCATTAGCTTCCTTTTTCGAG AAAAATGGTTTAAACTCGGTAGGCTTTGCGTTCCCTGGGAATCAACATAGTGTAGCTACGACATCTAGAGCACCAGCGAATAGAACATGGGATGTTCAAAGAG ATTCTTATGGTAAAGAATTGGATAAAACTAGAGACGATTGTGTTCAAGGTGCGGTGCCTAGAAGACCAGGCTTTTTCCTTGGGGACAATACACCGTATCAG GAAAGAAATGGAAATGGTGGTTTGATTGATTCTGCATGTGCACCTCCATATATGAGGACATTGAATGAAAAGGGCCCAACAGCTAACTCCAAGAGAACAGATTCTCGGCTAGAAGATAGAATGAGAGATGTAGACAGTGGTGATAGTGCTAGTTCGTCTTCGTTTGAGTTTCATGTCAGTTTGGAAGAGGGTATTAGCCTTTCAGTTGATCTAAATTTCAATCCATCAGATTGGATTAATAGCATGAGGGATGAGGTCAATGTATGTGATAGCATGCGTCGAAGAAAACCCCCACATTCTGACCTTG
- the LOC104788194 gene encoding protein STRICTOSIDINE SYNTHASE-LIKE 13-like: protein MEKKGQNGGTYDSLLTHHPILCIIALSVIFIAIDPFHISPIGGREFKPVKHEVAPYKQVMERWPRDNLSRLGNHGKLEFVDQVFGPESLEFDSLGRGPYTGLADGRVVRWMGEAIGWETFSVVTSKWSEKACVRGVDSTTNKQWKHEKLCGRPLGLRFDKETGNLYIADAYYGLLMVGPEGGIATPLATHVEGKPILFANDLDVHRNGSIFFTDTSKRYDRANHFFILLEGESTGRLLRYDPPTKTTHVVLDGLAFPNGIQLSKDQSFLLFTETTNCRLVKYWLEGPKTGDVEVVADLPGFPDNVRINEKGQFWVAIDCCRTPAQEVLTNNPWIKSIYFRLPIPMKLLAKTMGMRMYTVISRFDEEGKVLEVLEDRQGKVMKLVSEVREVQGKLWIGTVAHNHIATLPYPITINQ, encoded by the exons atggagaagaaaggcCAGAATGGTGGTACATATGACTCATTGTTGACTCATCATCCGATTCTCTGTATCATTGCTTTATCTGTGATTTTTATAGCGATCGACCCCTTTCACATAAGTCCAATTGGGGGTCGTGAGTTCAAACCTGTGAAGCACGAGGTTGCTCCATACAAGCAAGTTATGGAAAGATGGCCAAGAGACAACCTTAGTCGACTGGGTAATCATGGGAAACTGGAGTTTGTGGACCAAGTCTTTGGTCCAGAGTCATTAGAGTTTGATAGTTTAGGTCGTGGTCCATACACAGGGTTGGCTGATGGAAGAGTGGTTAGATGGATGGGTGAAGCAATTGGATGGGAGACATTTTCCGTGGTAACATCAAAATG GTCAGAGAAAGCTTGTGTGAGAGGTGTGGATTCAACAACAAATAAGCAATGGAAACACGAGAAGCTGTGTGGGAGACCTCTTGGTCTGAGATTTGATAAAGAGACAGGAAATTTGTACATTGCAGACGCTTACTATGGTCTTCTTATGGTTGGTCCTGAAGGAGGGATCGCTACGCCTTTAGCTACTCATGTGGAAGGAAAGCCTATACTATTTGCAAATGATCTTGACGTCCATAGAAATGGCTCTATCTTCTTCACTGACACCAGCAAAAGATATGACAGAGC GAATCATTTCTTTATATTACTGGAAGGAGAATCAACAGGAAGGCTTCTAAGATATGATCCACCTACCAAAACAACACACGTTGTGCTGGATGGTTTGGCTTTTCCCAATGGAATTCAGCTCTCTAAAGATCAGTCTTTCCTTCTCTTCACGGAAACAACCAATTGCAG ATTGGTGAAATACTGGCTGGAAGGTCCAAAGACGGGTGACGTAGAGGTGGTGGCAGATCTCCCGGGATTCCCAGACAATGTAAGAATAAACGAAAAGGGTCAGTTTTGGGTTGCAATAGACTGTTGCAGAACACCGGCACAAGAAGTTCTTACAAACAACCCTTGGATAAAAAGCATCTACTTCCGGTTGCCAATACCGATGAAGCTGCTGGCGAAAACGATGGGGATGAGAATGTACACTGTGATATCGAGATTCGACGAGGAAGGTAAGGTCCTGGAGGTGCTCGAGGATAGACAAGGCAAGGTAATGAAGCTTGTGAGTGAAGTGAGGGAAGTTCAAGGGAAGCTTTGGATTGGAACAGTGGCTCATAACCACATTGCCACTTTGCCTTACCCTATAACAATAAATCAATGA
- the LOC104788189 gene encoding protein FAR-RED ELONGATED HYPOCOTYL 3 isoform X1 has translation MDFRIDNGVAAGMMMGIPVELEVTTTVENHNEMGESSGQAMIEQDDDDDNHNNEMGDNSGQGQAMLEQDEKVNPDSLPLAVADMADNQGDEPYVGQEFESEAAAHGFYNAYATKVGFVIRVSKLSRSRHDGSPIGRQLVCNKEGYRLPSKRDKVIRQRAETRVGCRAMILIRKENSGKWVITKFVKEHNHPLMPGRVRRGCIYDQYPNEHDKIQELMQQLAAEKKRAATYKRHLEMLFEQIEQHNESLSKRIQHIVDNVRNLEQRDHQQNHQV, from the exons a TGGACTTCAGGATTGATAATGGTGTAGCTGCTGGGATGATGATGGGGATTCCTGTTGAGCTTGAGGTTACTACGACggttgagaatcataatgagaTGGGTGAAAGCTCTGGTCAAGCAATGATTgagcaagatgatgatgatgacaaccATAATAATGAAATGGGTGACAATTCTGGTCAAGGTCAAGCAATGCTTGAGCAAGATGAGAAGGTGAATCCTGATTCTCTTCCTCTAGCAGTTGCAGATATGGCAGATAATCAAGGGGATGAGCCTTATGTTGGGCAGGAGTTTGAATCTGAAGCTGCTGCTCATGGGTTTTATAATGCGTATGCTACAAAAGTAGGATTCGTCATCCGTGTTAGTAAACTGTCACGGTCAAGGCATGATGGATCTCCCATAGGGAGGCAACTTGTTTGTAACAAGGAAGGCTACAGGTTGCCTAGCAAGCGGGATAAGGTTATTAGACAACGAGCGGAAACAAGAGTTGGATGTAGAGCGATGATCttgattagaaaagaaaactctgGTAAATGGGTTATCACAAAGTTTGTCAAGGAGCATAATCATCCTTTGATGCCTGGGAGAGTTCGAAGAGGTTGCATTTATGATCAGTATCCG AATGAACACGACAAAATCCAGGAACTGATGCAGCAGCTAGCTGCAGAGAAAAAGAGAGCGGCTACTTACAAAAGGCATCTAGAGATGCTATTTGAACAGATCGAACAGCACAACGAAAGCCTTTCTAAGAGAATCCAACACATAGTAGACAATGTGAGGAATCTGGAACAGAGAGATCATCAACAGAACCACCAAGTATAG
- the LOC104788192 gene encoding protein YIF1B-like: MYNNMGPQPGMPMHQAIPQPSPFGNPFSGPGSGLIRSGLGAYGEKIFGSSSEYVQSNISRYFSDPQYYFQVNDQYVRNKLKIVLFPFLHRGHGTRISEPVGGRLSYKPPIYDINAPDLYIPLMAFGTYVVLAGLSLGLYGKFSPEALNWLFVKGMVGWFLQVMLLKISLLSLGSGEAPLLDIVAYAGYTFTGLCLAVLGKIIWGYSYYVLIPWTCLCTGVFLVKTMKRVLFAEARSCDSSRHHYLLIFVALAQFPLLIWLGNISVNWLF, from the exons ATGTATAATAACATGGGACCTCAGCCTGGGATGCCAATGCATCAGGCTATTCCTCAGCCTAGCCCCTTTGGTAATCCTTTCTCTGGACCTGGCTCTGGACTTATCAGGAGTGGTTTGGGAGCTTATGGGGAGAAGATTTTCGGATCGAGCTCTGAGTATGTGCAGAGCAAC ATAAGTCGTTACTTCTCCGATCCCCAATACTATTTTCAAGTGAATGACCAATATGTGAGGAACAAGTTGAAGATTGTTCTATTTCCATTCCTTCACAGG GGACACGGGACTAGAATTTCAGAACCAGTTGGGGGTAGACTTTCATACAAGCCTCCTATATACGATATAAATGCACCAGACTTATACATTCCGCTTATGGCATTTGGAACCTATGTTGTTCTTGCTGGTTTGTCACTAGGGCTCTATGGGAA GTTTTCTCCAGAAGCTCTGAATTGGCTTTTTGTGAAAGGAATGGTTGGCTGGTTTTTGCAAGTCATGCTGCTGAAGATATCATTGCTTTCACTGGGTAGCGGAGAAGCACCCCTCTTGGATATTGTGGCATATGCAGGCTATACTTTCACGGGCCTTTGTCTAGCTGTTCTTGGCAAGATAATCTGGGGATATTCTTACTATGTTTTGATTCCATGGACCTGCTTATGCACCGGGGTGTTCTTAGTGAAGACAATGAAGCGTGTTCTCTTTGCGGAAGCTAGGAGTTGTGACTCAAGCAGGCATCACTACCTCTTGATCTTTGTAGCTTTAGCCCAGTTTCCTCTTCTGATCTGGCTTGGTAACATTAGTGTGAATTGGCTCTTTTGA
- the LOC104788188 gene encoding non-specific lipid-transfer protein 2-like, protein MKIIPLMSIALVLLLTSFPDPTRAYCKEALRLCMGTITNHASATWSKCCERLTTPGPCMCKYIKDPAQKKDARRLAGSCGRSMPINDQSLKKHYKCG, encoded by the coding sequence ATGAAGATCATTCCATTGATGTCCATCGCCTTGGTTCTACTCTTGACATCATTCCCGGATCCGACGCGCGCTTATTGCAAAGAAGCACTTCGTTTATGCATGGGAACCATCACGAATCATGCTAGCGCCACGTGGAGTAAATGTTGTGAGAGACTGACAACGCCAGGACCATGTATGTGTAAGTACATTAAAGACCCTGCGCAAAAGAAAGATGCTCGCCGCCTTGCGGGTTCTTGTGGGCGCTCTATGCCTATTAATGATCAATCTCTCAAGAAGCATTACAAGTGTGGTTAA
- the LOC104788187 gene encoding calmodulin-like protein 4 has protein sequence MVKSVFLLYNLFHSFLLCLVPKKLRVLFPPSWYIDDKNPPPPSQVETESPGRTDLVDLKRVFQMFDKNGDGRITKEELNDSLENLGIFMPDKDLIQMIQKMDANGDGCVDINEFESLYGSIVEEKEEEDMRDAFNVFDQDGDGFITVKELKSVMASLGLKQGRTLKCCKEMIMQVDEDGDGRVNYKEFLQMMKSVGFSNRS, from the coding sequence ATGGTGAAATCAGTCTTTCTTCTCTACAACCTCTTTCactcctttcttctttgtttagtCCCCAAGAAGCTCCGAGTTCTCTTCCCTCCTTCTTGGTACATCGACGACAAGAACCCACCTCCACCGTCTCAAGTGGAAACTGAATCTCCTGGGAGAACAGATCTGGTGGATCTAAAACGAGTGTTTCAGATGTTCGACAAGAACGGAGACGGACGCATCACAAAGGAAGAACTAAACGATTCTCTAGAGAATCTAGGAATCTTTATGCCTGACAAAGATCTGATCCAAATGATCCAGAAGATGGATGCAAATGGAGATGGGTGCGTAGACATAAACGAGTTTGAGTCTCTTTACGGTTCGATTGTGGaggaaaaagaggaagaggacATGAGGGACGCGTTCAACGTGTTTGATCAAGACGGTGATGGGTTTATCACTGTTAAGGAGTTGAAGTCTGTGATGGCTTCCTTGGGGCTCAAGCAAGGTAGAACCCTAAAGTGTTGTAAAGAGATGATTATGCAAGTggatgaagatggagatggtAGAGTCAATTACAAGGAGTTTCTTCAGATGATGAAAAGTGTTGGCTTTAGCAATAGATCATGa
- the LOC104788195 gene encoding RHOMBOID-like protein 13 yields MGRPLFYDIIEKPATSCIVTICSVIWFVIQKKSIGYSQVGLSYDTAIEGHYWRMITSALSHISVLHLVFNMSALWSLGVVEQLGHIGLGTAYYLHYTLVLVVFSGVLVIGIYHLLIARFKIDYFRRVTAVGYSCVVFGWMTILSVKQPSSKLDLFGLLSLPISFAPFESLIFTSIIVPQASFLGHLSGILVGYAISWGLIGGMNNYWALTMLGWIIVVFVFSLKKSGAYDISFLEIESLSDASLPSVRFIGNGRTLQASAVPLSGVEVV; encoded by the coding sequence ATGGGAAGGCCTTTGTTTTATGATATCATTGAGAAACCAGCAACGAGCTGCATCGTAACGATATGCAGTGTGATTTGGTTTGTGATTCAGAAGAAGAGTATTGGCTACTCTCAAGTTGGATTGAGTTACGACACTGCTATTGAAGGGCACTATTGGAGGATGATCACCTCTGCTTTATCACATATTAGTGTCTTGCATCTTGTGTTTAACATGAGTGCTCTCTGGAGTCTTGGTGTTGTTGAGCAGCTTGGTCATATTGGTCTTGGAACGGCTTATTACCTTCATTacactcttgttcttgttgtgttCTCTGGTGTTTTAGTTATTGGGATCTATCATTTGTTGATTGCTAGGTTCAAGATTGATTATTTCCGGAGAGTTACAGCTGTTGGGTACTCTTGTGTTGTCTTTGGTTGGATGACCATTCTCTCTGTGAAGCAACCTTCTTCAAAGCTTGATCTTTTTGGTCTTTTGTCTCTTCCCATTAGCTTTGCGCCGTTCGAGTCACTCATTTTCACTTCCATCATCGTACCACAAGCTAGTTTTCTAGGACATTTGTCAGGAATCCTTGTTGGCTACGCTATTTCGTGGGGTCTGATTGGCGGGATGAACAACTACTGGGCTCTTACTATGCTTGGTTGGATCattgtggtttttgttttcagtttgaaGAAATCGGGTGCTTATGATATCAGTTTTCTAGAGATCGAATCGCTTAGTGATGCTTCTTTACCTTCAGTGCGGTTTATTGGAAACGGCCGGACCTTGCAAGCCAGTGCAGTCCCTCTTAGTGGAGTGGAAGTTGTCTGA
- the LOC104789785 gene encoding leucine-rich repeat receptor protein kinase MSL1-like, translating into MAAKTQPSSSSSSSSSLLLTMSLFLLILSLIVPSSVFSATLRSDIQALEAIIRSVDPSSISPSSYLSTWDFSEDPCEGSGTFLGVMCSFPLENTTSRVTEIDLDDDGYDGFLSDEIGNLTELTVLSLNKNRFRGPVPESVFQLRKLTKLSLAENFFTGDISQEITRLKELKTIDLSTNSIAGEIPPRISALRSLTHLILSNNHLDGKIPALNGLWKLQVLELGNNHLYGTLPKLPPSLRTLSLCFNSLAGRISPLHRLKQLVSLDVSQNRFSGTVGHEILTFPDISRINVSFNQFISLEVIKVTGSRLRMLDAEGNHLQGHLPLNLASYENLKDINLRSNMFSGDIPRIYGKRLENSWRSLYLENNYLSGSLPEEFQKISKQIRGNFSNNCLQCPKNVPICQGPQKPKSQCTNAVLGRLE; encoded by the coding sequence ATGGCTGCCAAAACACAaccatcttcttcgtcttcttcttcttcttccttactACTCACCATGTCCTTGTTCTTACTAATTCTTTCACTCATTGTCCCTTCATCAGTTTTCTCAGCCACTCTTCGTTCAGATATTCAAGCTCTAGAGGCTATAATACGCAGCGTTGATCCAAGTTCCATCTCTCCATCCTCTTACCTCAGTACATGGGACTTCTCTGAAGACCCTTGTGAAGGCTCAGGGACGTTCTTGGGAGTAATGTGTTCTTTCCCTCTGGAGAACACGACGAGCCGAGTTACAGAGATCGACCTTGATGATGACGGCTATGACGGTTTCCTCTCTGATGAAATAGGAAACCTAACTGAGCTCACAGTCCTTAGCCTCAACAAGAACAGATTCCGCGGTCCAGTGCCAGAATCAGTGTTCCAACTCAGGAAACTCACCAAACTCTCTCTCGCCGAAAATTTCTTTACCGGAGACATATCCCAAGAAATCACGCGGCTCAAGGAGCTCAAAACCATAGACTTGTCCACAAACAGTATCGCCGGTGAAATCCCTCCAAGAATCTCAGCCTTGAGAAGTTTGACTCACCTGATCCTATCAAACAACCATCTCGATGGAAAAATACCTGCGCTCAACGGCTTGTGGAAGCTACAAGTATTAGAACTCGGTAACAATCATCTCTATGGAACGCTTCCGAAGCTTCCCCCAAGTCTTAGAACTCTATCACTCTGTTTCAATAGCCTTGCTGGACGTATATCGCCCTTGCATAGGCTGAAACAGCTTGTGTCATTAGACGTGAGCCAGAACAGATTCTCAGGCACTGTTGGCCATGAAATCTTAACATTCCCTGATATTTCACGCATCAATGTGTCTTTTAACCAGTTCATATCTCTAGAGGTTATTAAGGTTACAGGATCACGCCTGCGCATGCTTGATGCTGAAGGAAACCATTTACAGGGTCACCTTCCGTTGAACCTGGCGAGTTATGAAAACCTAAAGGATATCAATTTACGGAGCAACATGTTCTCTGGTGATATTCCTAGGATTTATGGGAAAAGACTCGAGAATTCATGGAGAAGCTTATACTTGGAGAACAACTACCTGTCAGGTTCACTTCCTGAGGAGTTTCAAAAGATTTCCAAACAGATCAGAGGAAACTTTTCCAATAACTGTCTGCAATGTCCAAAGAACGTTCCGATCTGCCAAGGACCACAAAAGCCAAAATCGCAATGCACCAATGCTGTGCTTGGGAGGTTGGAGTAG